The Armatimonadota bacterium DNA window ATCGATAAAGGTCCATCGCATAGGCTTGGGCCGTCCGGCCCGCCATCGCTCGCTCGACCGCCGGACCATCCCAATAGAGGTGCAGGTTCTGATTGTTCGGCAAGATCAGCCGGTTTCCGCCCATATCGTGCTCGCCGTTCGCCAGCATGCCCACTAACAGCGCTTTGCCGTCCGATCCTGCCGTCAGGTAACCGCATCCGACGTGCAAAGGCTGATGCATGTCGCCTACATAGTGCGCCAACAGACGCAGCGCCTCTCGCTTGGAGAACCGGCTCGATTCGCCCCGCAATACTGCGATGCACGCCTTGGTCATCTGGACGATGTCGCCTCCGTCCTCTCGCACGCCTGGGCCAGTGTCGGGCCGAGTTCCCGGCCATCCCAGGCGATAGCCCGGCGCGTCTAAAGGCAGATTCACATAGTGGTAGGTGCTGTGATTGGGATTGCGATCCACAAACGCCTTCGCCTCCGCGTTGGCATCGACGAACGAGCGCTTCTTGACCTCGTCCGCCCAGATTGCGGCATCGGCCAGCATTTCGCCCGGCGCCAGTATCTTCCGAACCTCTGTCGCCGCTCGCGTTCCGGCCAAATGCTTCTCGGCCAAGTAGCCGACTGCTTTGTGTCCATCGTCCCAATAGCCCCACGACGCGCAGACTGCGATCCACAATCCGACTGCAAACCAAGTTCTCATCTCAACTCCCTCACATTCCGATTCCGCTGTACTCCTTGAGACCCTTTCGCCATAGAAACAGAGCCAAGAACACGGCCAACACCAGCCAGACAATTTGACCCAGAATCGAGTACCAGATCGCGTCTCCCGTGATCCGACCGACGGCAATCTCTACAGGCACCGCCGTAACGTAGCGGAACGGTAAGGCGGCGGCCAGAGCCTGCATCCACGGTTGCATCAGCTCGATAGGTGCGACCCAGCCCGACAGCATGTAGGCCGGCACATAGTAAAGCCCGTAGACGCTGTAGACCTCGTGAAACCAGAACGCCAGGCTCGATAGGCTCATCGCGATCCAAAACGAGACGATATGCCCCAAGAACAGCGAAAGAAAGAACGGACCCGCATTCGTCAGCACGGTCGCGTCCAACCGATGCCAATGGTAGAGCGCGAACATCCCGACGAGCGGCACCAGCATCACGCCCCGGATCAATCGCCAAGTGAAGTTTCGCACGAACATGGCATAGAGATAAGGGATGGGCCGTACCAGCCATTGGCTGATCACGCCTTCCTTGATCTCAAACGAGATGTCCCACATCAGATGGCTGACTGCAAAATTGGAGGTGATGGCCAGCACCAGGTAATACATGACGAACCCAGAACCCGTAAATCCGCCTATTTCTGTGCGGTCCCCTAATGAGGCAAGCCATACCAGGGGCATAATGAAAGTATTGGTTACGTCCGTTAGGATCCAAATGACCATGCTGGCGCGGTAAGCCAGCGTATCTTGCAAGTATGCGGAAAGCAGGGCGCGCGTCTTGCGCAAAGCAATGGA harbors:
- a CDS encoding ABC-2 family transporter protein is translated as MSIALRKTRALLSAYLQDTLAYRASMVIWILTDVTNTFIMPLVWLASLGDRTEIGGFTGSGFVMYYLVLAITSNFAVSHLMWDISFEIKEGVISQWLVRPIPYLYAMFVRNFTWRLIRGVMLVPLVGMFALYHWHRLDATVLTNAGPFFLSLFLGHIVSFWIAMSLSSLAFWFHEVYSVYGLYYVPAYMLSGWVAPIELMQPWMQALAAALPFRYVTAVPVEIAVGRITGDAIWYSILGQIVWLVLAVFLALFLWRKGLKEYSGIGM
- a CDS encoding S1/P1 nuclease; translation: MRTWFAVGLWIAVCASWGYWDDGHKAVGYLAEKHLAGTRAATEVRKILAPGEMLADAAIWADEVKKRSFVDANAEAKAFVDRNPNHSTYHYVNLPLDAPGYRLGWPGTRPDTGPGVREDGGDIVQMTKACIAVLRGESSRFSKREALRLLAHYVGDMHQPLHVGCGYLTAGSDGKALLVGMLANGEHDMGGNRLILPNNQNLHLYWDGPAVERAMAGRTAQAYAMDLYRYARWQPASKGDPMSWPELWATEGQGLSRYAYAPVRLDPTNPAFRPGTTDRFKIQIEGGQEAYAQFAATTSRNQLAKAGHRLAEILRSIWPD